The proteins below are encoded in one region of Ochotona princeps isolate mOchPri1 chromosome 24, mOchPri1.hap1, whole genome shotgun sequence:
- the AIMP2 gene encoding aminoacyl tRNA synthase complex-interacting multifunctional protein 2 isoform X2: MPMYQESDPSLHALESRQDDILKRLYELKAAVDGLSKMIQTPDADMDVTHIIQADEPAALTATTLDLNSVLGKDYGALKDIVINANPASPPLSLLVLHRLLCDHYKVLSTVHTHSSVKNVPENLLRCFGEQAKKQARHEHQLGFTLIWKNVPKTQMKFSVQSMCPIEGEGNIARFLSSLLGQKHSAVTSTLIDSWVDIATFQLSEGSPKERAAVFRAMNSALTRSPWLVGSELSVADVVLWAALRQSGSCCAAPASVQRWLSSCDNLAPFSAALQLLQGTRA; this comes from the exons ATGCCCATGTACCAG GAGTCCGACCCTTCTCTGCACGCTCTGGAGTCCCGCCAGGACGACATCCTGAAGCGTCTGTATGAGCTGAAGGCCGCAGTGGACGGCCTCTCCAAGATGATCCAGACCCCGGACGCAGACATGGATGTCACCCACATCATCCAGGCCGACGAGCCTGCCGCTCTAACGGCCACCACGCTGGACCTCAACTCAGTGCTTGGAAAG GACTACGGGGCGCTGAAAGACATCGTGATCAACGCAAACCCCGCCTCGCCGCCACTCTCACTGCTGGTGCTGCACAGGCTGCTCTGCGACCACTACAAGGTGCTGtccactgtgcacacacactcatCCGTCAAGAACGTGCCGGAAAATCTCCTCAGGTGCTTTGGAGAGCAGGCCAAGAAGCAGGCGCGCCACGAACATCAGCTGGGCTTTACCCTAATTTGGAAGAATG tgccgaagactcagatgaagttcagCGTCCAGAGCATGTGCCCCATCGAAGGAGAAGGCAACATCGCCCGCTTCCTCTCGTCCCTATTGGGCCAGAAGCACAGTGCTGTCACCTCAACCCTCATAGACAGCTGGGTGGACATCGCCACTTTCCAGCTCAGCGAGGGCAGCCCCAAGGAGAGGGCAGCCGTCTTCCGGGCCATGAACTCCGCGCTGACGAGGAGCCCGTGGCTCGTGGGCAGTGAGCTCAGCGTGGCCGACGTGGTGCTGTGGGCGGCGCTGCGGCAGAGTGGCAGCTGCTGCGCGGCGCCAGCCAGCGTGCAGAGATGGCTGAGCTCGTGTGACAACCTGGCCCCTTTCAGCGCTGCCCTCCAACTCCTTCAGGGAACGAGGGCTTAG
- the AIMP2 gene encoding aminoacyl tRNA synthase complex-interacting multifunctional protein 2 isoform X1, translated as MPMYQVKPYHGGGAPLRVELPTCMYRLPNVHARTGGPAPDVGHVQESDPSLHALESRQDDILKRLYELKAAVDGLSKMIQTPDADMDVTHIIQADEPAALTATTLDLNSVLGKDYGALKDIVINANPASPPLSLLVLHRLLCDHYKVLSTVHTHSSVKNVPENLLRCFGEQAKKQARHEHQLGFTLIWKNVPKTQMKFSVQSMCPIEGEGNIARFLSSLLGQKHSAVTSTLIDSWVDIATFQLSEGSPKERAAVFRAMNSALTRSPWLVGSELSVADVVLWAALRQSGSCCAAPASVQRWLSSCDNLAPFSAALQLLQGTRA; from the exons ATGCCCATGTACCAGGTAAAGCCCTATCACGGGGGCGGCGCTCCCCTCCGTGTGGAGCTTCCCACCTGCATGTACCGGCTGCCCAACGTGCACGCCAGGACCGGCGGCCCCGCGCCCGACGTGGGCCACGTGCAG GAGTCCGACCCTTCTCTGCACGCTCTGGAGTCCCGCCAGGACGACATCCTGAAGCGTCTGTATGAGCTGAAGGCCGCAGTGGACGGCCTCTCCAAGATGATCCAGACCCCGGACGCAGACATGGATGTCACCCACATCATCCAGGCCGACGAGCCTGCCGCTCTAACGGCCACCACGCTGGACCTCAACTCAGTGCTTGGAAAG GACTACGGGGCGCTGAAAGACATCGTGATCAACGCAAACCCCGCCTCGCCGCCACTCTCACTGCTGGTGCTGCACAGGCTGCTCTGCGACCACTACAAGGTGCTGtccactgtgcacacacactcatCCGTCAAGAACGTGCCGGAAAATCTCCTCAGGTGCTTTGGAGAGCAGGCCAAGAAGCAGGCGCGCCACGAACATCAGCTGGGCTTTACCCTAATTTGGAAGAATG tgccgaagactcagatgaagttcagCGTCCAGAGCATGTGCCCCATCGAAGGAGAAGGCAACATCGCCCGCTTCCTCTCGTCCCTATTGGGCCAGAAGCACAGTGCTGTCACCTCAACCCTCATAGACAGCTGGGTGGACATCGCCACTTTCCAGCTCAGCGAGGGCAGCCCCAAGGAGAGGGCAGCCGTCTTCCGGGCCATGAACTCCGCGCTGACGAGGAGCCCGTGGCTCGTGGGCAGTGAGCTCAGCGTGGCCGACGTGGTGCTGTGGGCGGCGCTGCGGCAGAGTGGCAGCTGCTGCGCGGCGCCAGCCAGCGTGCAGAGATGGCTGAGCTCGTGTGACAACCTGGCCCCTTTCAGCGCTGCCCTCCAACTCCTTCAGGGAACGAGGGCTTAG